The Acinonyx jubatus isolate Ajub_Pintada_27869175 chromosome D2, VMU_Ajub_asm_v1.0, whole genome shotgun sequence genome contains a region encoding:
- the LZTS2 gene encoding leucine zipper putative tumor suppressor 2 isoform X1 has product MAIVQTLPVPLEPTPEATTAPQPPAMGSVSSLISGRPCPGGPAPPRHHGPSGPTFFRQQDGLLRGGYEAQEPLCPAVPPRKAVPGTSFTYINEDFRTESPPSPSSDLEDAREQRARNAHLRGPPPKLIPVSGKLEKNMEKILIRPTAFKPVLPKPRGAPSLPSFLGPRAAGLSGSQGSLTQLFGGPASSSSSSSSSAADKPLALSGWASGCPSGTLSDSGRNSLSSLPTYSTGGAEPANGSPGGHLPSHGPGRGALPGPARGAPTGPSHSDSGRSSSSKSTGSLGGRVAGGLLGSGARASPDSGSCGERSPPPPPPPPPPSDEALLHCVLEGKLRDREAELQQLRDSLDESEVTMCQAYEDRQRHWPREREALREDGAAQAQRAQRAQQLLQLQVFQLQQEKRQLQDDFAQLLQEREQLERRCATFEREQRELGPRLEETKWEVCQKSGEISLLKQQLKESQAELVQKGSELVALRVALREARAALRVSEGRARGLQEAARARELELEACSQELQRHRQEAERLREKAGQLDTEAAGLREPPAPPATADPFLLAESDEAKVQRAAAGVGGSLRAQVERLRAELQRERRRGEEQRDSFEGERLAWQAEKEQVIRYQKQLQHNYIQMYRRNRQLEQELQQLSLELEARELADLGLAEPAPCICLEEITATEI; this is encoded by the exons ATGGCCATTGTGCAGACTCTGCCAGTGCCACTGGAGCCCACTCCTGAGGCCACCACTGCCCCACAACCTCCAGCCATGGGCAGCGTGAGCAGCCTCATCTCAGGCCGGCCCTGCCCTGGGGGGCCAGCTCCCCCCCGCCACCACGGACCCTCTGGGCCCACCTTCTTCCGCCAGCAGGATGGCCTGCTACGGGGTGGCTATGAGGCACAGGAGCCACTGTGCCCAGCTGTGCCCCCTAGGAAGGCCGTCCCTGGTACCAGCTTCACCTACATCAACGAGGACTTCCGGACAGAGTCACCCCCCAGCCCGAGCAGTGACCTTGAGGATGCCCGAGAGCAGCGGGCACGCAATGCCCATCTTCGCGGCCCCCCACCCAAGCTCATCCCTGTCTCTGGAAAGCTGGAGAAG AACATGGAGAAAATCCTGATCCGCCCAACAGCCTTCAAGCCAGTGCTGCCCAAACCTCGAGGGGCACCATCCCTACCTAGCTTCCTGGGTCCTCGGGCCGCCGGACTGTCTGGGAGCCAGGGCAGCCTAACACAGCTGTTTGGGGGCCCTGCctcgtcctcctcttcctcctcctcctcggctgCTGACAAACCCCTGGCACTGAGTGGCTGGGCCAGTGGCTGCCCATCGGGGACACTGTCTGACTCCGGCCGAAATTCACTGTCCAGCCTGCCCACCTACAGCACCGGGGGTGCAGAGCCAGCCAACGGCTCCCCAGGCGGGCACCTGCCCTCCCACGGCCCCGGGCGGGGGGCACTGCCGGGTCCAGCCAGAGGGGCCCCTACTGGGCCCTCCCACTCGGACAGTGGTCGGTCTTCCTCCAGCAAGAGCACAGGCTCCCTGGGAGGCCGTGTGGCTGGGGGGCTCTTGGGCAGCGGTGCCCGGGCCTCCCCTGACAGCGGCTCCTGTGGGGAGCGctctccgcccccgcccccacccccgccacccccttcGGATGAGGCCCTGCTGCACTGTGTCCTGGAAGGAAAGCTCCGAGACCGTGAGGCAGAGCTGCAGCAGCTGCGGGACAGTCTGGACGAGAGTGAGGTGACCATGTGTCAG GCTTACGAGGACCGGCAGCGGCACTGGCCGCGGGAGCGCGAGGCCCTGCGGGAGGACGGTGCGGCCCAGGCACAGCGGGCACAGCGGGCCCAACAGCTGCTGCAGCTGCAGGTATTCCAGCTGCAGCAGGAGAAGCGGCAGCTGCAGGACGACTTTGCACAGCTGCTGCAGGAACGGGAGCAGCTGGAGCGGCGCTGCGCCACCTTCGAGCGGGAGCAGCGGGAGCTCGGGCCGAGGCTCGAGGAGACCAAGTGGGAG GTGTGCCAGAAGTCAGGCGAGATCTCCCTGCTGAAGCAGCAACTGAAGGAGTCTCAGGCGGAGCTGGTGCAGAAGGGCAGCGAGCTGGTGGCGCTGCGGGTGGCGCTGCGAGAAGCCCGAGCCGCACTACGGGTCAGTGAGGGCCGGGCGCGGGGCCTGCAGGAGGCGGCCCGGGCTcgggagctggagctggaggccTGTTCCCAGGAGCTGCAGCGGCACCGCCAGGAGGCCGAGCGGCTGCGAGAGAAAGCCGGCCAGTTGGACACCGAGGCCGCCGGACTCCGGGAACCCCCCGCGCCACCTGCCACCGCCGACCCCTTCCTCCTGGCGGAGAGCGATGAGGCCAAGGTGCAGCGGGCagcggccggggtggggggcagcctgcGGGCCCAGGTGGAGAGGCTACGGGCAGAGCTGCAGCGGGAGCGGCGGCGGGGCGAGGAGCAGCGGGACAGCTTCGAGGGCGAGCGGCTGGCCTGGCAGGCGGAGAAGGAGCAGGTGATCCGCTACCAGAAGCAGCTGCAGCACAACTACATCCAGATGTACCGGCGCAACCGGCAGCTGGAGCAGGAGCTGcagcagctcagcctggagctggAGGCTCGGGAGCTCGCCGACCTGGGCCTGGCCGAGCCGGCCCCCTGCATCTGCCTGGAGGAGATCACCGCCACCGAAATCTAG
- the LZTS2 gene encoding leucine zipper putative tumor suppressor 2 isoform X2 — translation MAIVQTLPVPLEPTPEATTAPQPPAMGSVSSLISGRPCPGGPAPPRHHGPSGPTFFRQQDGLLRGGYEAQEPLCPAVPPRKAVPGTSFTYINEDFRTESPPSPSSDLEDAREQRARNAHLRGPPPKLIPVSGKLEKNMEKILIRPTAFKPVLPKPRGAPSLPSFLGPRAAGLSGSQGSLTQLFGGPASSSSSSSSSAADKPLALSGWASGCPSGTLSDSGRNSLSSLPTYSTGGAEPANGSPGGHLPSHGPGRGALPGPARGAPTGPSHSDSGRSSSSKSTGSLGGRVAGGLLGSGARASPDSGSCGERSPPPPPPPPPPSDEALLHCVLEGKLRDREAELQQLRDSLDESEAYEDRQRHWPREREALREDGAAQAQRAQRAQQLLQLQVFQLQQEKRQLQDDFAQLLQEREQLERRCATFEREQRELGPRLEETKWEVCQKSGEISLLKQQLKESQAELVQKGSELVALRVALREARAALRVSEGRARGLQEAARARELELEACSQELQRHRQEAERLREKAGQLDTEAAGLREPPAPPATADPFLLAESDEAKVQRAAAGVGGSLRAQVERLRAELQRERRRGEEQRDSFEGERLAWQAEKEQVIRYQKQLQHNYIQMYRRNRQLEQELQQLSLELEARELADLGLAEPAPCICLEEITATEI, via the exons ATGGCCATTGTGCAGACTCTGCCAGTGCCACTGGAGCCCACTCCTGAGGCCACCACTGCCCCACAACCTCCAGCCATGGGCAGCGTGAGCAGCCTCATCTCAGGCCGGCCCTGCCCTGGGGGGCCAGCTCCCCCCCGCCACCACGGACCCTCTGGGCCCACCTTCTTCCGCCAGCAGGATGGCCTGCTACGGGGTGGCTATGAGGCACAGGAGCCACTGTGCCCAGCTGTGCCCCCTAGGAAGGCCGTCCCTGGTACCAGCTTCACCTACATCAACGAGGACTTCCGGACAGAGTCACCCCCCAGCCCGAGCAGTGACCTTGAGGATGCCCGAGAGCAGCGGGCACGCAATGCCCATCTTCGCGGCCCCCCACCCAAGCTCATCCCTGTCTCTGGAAAGCTGGAGAAG AACATGGAGAAAATCCTGATCCGCCCAACAGCCTTCAAGCCAGTGCTGCCCAAACCTCGAGGGGCACCATCCCTACCTAGCTTCCTGGGTCCTCGGGCCGCCGGACTGTCTGGGAGCCAGGGCAGCCTAACACAGCTGTTTGGGGGCCCTGCctcgtcctcctcttcctcctcctcctcggctgCTGACAAACCCCTGGCACTGAGTGGCTGGGCCAGTGGCTGCCCATCGGGGACACTGTCTGACTCCGGCCGAAATTCACTGTCCAGCCTGCCCACCTACAGCACCGGGGGTGCAGAGCCAGCCAACGGCTCCCCAGGCGGGCACCTGCCCTCCCACGGCCCCGGGCGGGGGGCACTGCCGGGTCCAGCCAGAGGGGCCCCTACTGGGCCCTCCCACTCGGACAGTGGTCGGTCTTCCTCCAGCAAGAGCACAGGCTCCCTGGGAGGCCGTGTGGCTGGGGGGCTCTTGGGCAGCGGTGCCCGGGCCTCCCCTGACAGCGGCTCCTGTGGGGAGCGctctccgcccccgcccccacccccgccacccccttcGGATGAGGCCCTGCTGCACTGTGTCCTGGAAGGAAAGCTCCGAGACCGTGAGGCAGAGCTGCAGCAGCTGCGGGACAGTCTGGACGAGAGTGAG GCTTACGAGGACCGGCAGCGGCACTGGCCGCGGGAGCGCGAGGCCCTGCGGGAGGACGGTGCGGCCCAGGCACAGCGGGCACAGCGGGCCCAACAGCTGCTGCAGCTGCAGGTATTCCAGCTGCAGCAGGAGAAGCGGCAGCTGCAGGACGACTTTGCACAGCTGCTGCAGGAACGGGAGCAGCTGGAGCGGCGCTGCGCCACCTTCGAGCGGGAGCAGCGGGAGCTCGGGCCGAGGCTCGAGGAGACCAAGTGGGAG GTGTGCCAGAAGTCAGGCGAGATCTCCCTGCTGAAGCAGCAACTGAAGGAGTCTCAGGCGGAGCTGGTGCAGAAGGGCAGCGAGCTGGTGGCGCTGCGGGTGGCGCTGCGAGAAGCCCGAGCCGCACTACGGGTCAGTGAGGGCCGGGCGCGGGGCCTGCAGGAGGCGGCCCGGGCTcgggagctggagctggaggccTGTTCCCAGGAGCTGCAGCGGCACCGCCAGGAGGCCGAGCGGCTGCGAGAGAAAGCCGGCCAGTTGGACACCGAGGCCGCCGGACTCCGGGAACCCCCCGCGCCACCTGCCACCGCCGACCCCTTCCTCCTGGCGGAGAGCGATGAGGCCAAGGTGCAGCGGGCagcggccggggtggggggcagcctgcGGGCCCAGGTGGAGAGGCTACGGGCAGAGCTGCAGCGGGAGCGGCGGCGGGGCGAGGAGCAGCGGGACAGCTTCGAGGGCGAGCGGCTGGCCTGGCAGGCGGAGAAGGAGCAGGTGATCCGCTACCAGAAGCAGCTGCAGCACAACTACATCCAGATGTACCGGCGCAACCGGCAGCTGGAGCAGGAGCTGcagcagctcagcctggagctggAGGCTCGGGAGCTCGCCGACCTGGGCCTGGCCGAGCCGGCCCCCTGCATCTGCCTGGAGGAGATCACCGCCACCGAAATCTAG
- the LZTS2 gene encoding leucine zipper putative tumor suppressor 2 isoform X3: MAIVQTLPVPLEPTPEATTAPQPPAMGSVSSLISGRPCPGGPAPPRHHGPSGPTFFRQQDGLLRGGYEAQEPLCPAVPPRKAVPGTSFTYINEDFRTESPPSPSSDLEDAREQRARNAHLRGPPPKLIPVSGKLEKAYEDRQRHWPREREALREDGAAQAQRAQRAQQLLQLQVFQLQQEKRQLQDDFAQLLQEREQLERRCATFEREQRELGPRLEETKWEVCQKSGEISLLKQQLKESQAELVQKGSELVALRVALREARAALRVSEGRARGLQEAARARELELEACSQELQRHRQEAERLREKAGQLDTEAAGLREPPAPPATADPFLLAESDEAKVQRAAAGVGGSLRAQVERLRAELQRERRRGEEQRDSFEGERLAWQAEKEQVIRYQKQLQHNYIQMYRRNRQLEQELQQLSLELEARELADLGLAEPAPCICLEEITATEI; this comes from the exons ATGGCCATTGTGCAGACTCTGCCAGTGCCACTGGAGCCCACTCCTGAGGCCACCACTGCCCCACAACCTCCAGCCATGGGCAGCGTGAGCAGCCTCATCTCAGGCCGGCCCTGCCCTGGGGGGCCAGCTCCCCCCCGCCACCACGGACCCTCTGGGCCCACCTTCTTCCGCCAGCAGGATGGCCTGCTACGGGGTGGCTATGAGGCACAGGAGCCACTGTGCCCAGCTGTGCCCCCTAGGAAGGCCGTCCCTGGTACCAGCTTCACCTACATCAACGAGGACTTCCGGACAGAGTCACCCCCCAGCCCGAGCAGTGACCTTGAGGATGCCCGAGAGCAGCGGGCACGCAATGCCCATCTTCGCGGCCCCCCACCCAAGCTCATCCCTGTCTCTGGAAAGCTGGAGAAG GCTTACGAGGACCGGCAGCGGCACTGGCCGCGGGAGCGCGAGGCCCTGCGGGAGGACGGTGCGGCCCAGGCACAGCGGGCACAGCGGGCCCAACAGCTGCTGCAGCTGCAGGTATTCCAGCTGCAGCAGGAGAAGCGGCAGCTGCAGGACGACTTTGCACAGCTGCTGCAGGAACGGGAGCAGCTGGAGCGGCGCTGCGCCACCTTCGAGCGGGAGCAGCGGGAGCTCGGGCCGAGGCTCGAGGAGACCAAGTGGGAG GTGTGCCAGAAGTCAGGCGAGATCTCCCTGCTGAAGCAGCAACTGAAGGAGTCTCAGGCGGAGCTGGTGCAGAAGGGCAGCGAGCTGGTGGCGCTGCGGGTGGCGCTGCGAGAAGCCCGAGCCGCACTACGGGTCAGTGAGGGCCGGGCGCGGGGCCTGCAGGAGGCGGCCCGGGCTcgggagctggagctggaggccTGTTCCCAGGAGCTGCAGCGGCACCGCCAGGAGGCCGAGCGGCTGCGAGAGAAAGCCGGCCAGTTGGACACCGAGGCCGCCGGACTCCGGGAACCCCCCGCGCCACCTGCCACCGCCGACCCCTTCCTCCTGGCGGAGAGCGATGAGGCCAAGGTGCAGCGGGCagcggccggggtggggggcagcctgcGGGCCCAGGTGGAGAGGCTACGGGCAGAGCTGCAGCGGGAGCGGCGGCGGGGCGAGGAGCAGCGGGACAGCTTCGAGGGCGAGCGGCTGGCCTGGCAGGCGGAGAAGGAGCAGGTGATCCGCTACCAGAAGCAGCTGCAGCACAACTACATCCAGATGTACCGGCGCAACCGGCAGCTGGAGCAGGAGCTGcagcagctcagcctggagctggAGGCTCGGGAGCTCGCCGACCTGGGCCTGGCCGAGCCGGCCCCCTGCATCTGCCTGGAGGAGATCACCGCCACCGAAATCTAG
- the LOC128312580 gene encoding basic proline-rich protein-like yields MQSGGQEADRIESEQECAFVLIGVCRAVHRRMEMNLLRVAPPTPPLPASIKCGRLGDASSPPAHRRAQVGGAPGSPPSPAPPPPHLRRAAPCSAPGRPQRSTGAPPDSSPRAATRSRPARPRLRGAPSPAGPRPARVGGAAWGRGRRGVPAPGADTRRHPASREADQAHAGAAPGDPGSPSPRAPAPRAGRLRTRPRPRVTLYPYPGPGASGSWSLFEHKGPGAKAAALPPPLLRSKPPPQDTLSGFGVQSETPRVGCPSPAPTPATGTLRPRMSRGPRLAPGLPPLPPAVGGGIFGLAEAVPPGGAFGMRAPRTCSGEGRRGAQVTPPSASLRSCATRTPGGVLFPLLWEGLTLLWKENGILLGWRPCRLAQDWGGRSSP; encoded by the exons ATGCAGAGCGGGGGCCAAGAAGCGGACAGAATCGAGTCGGAACAGGAGTGTGCGTTTGTACTCATCGGCGTGTGTCGGGCTGTGCACAGGCGCATGGAAATGAACTTACTTCGCGT GGCCCCCCcgacaccccccctccccgcctctatTAAGTGCGGGCGGCTGGGGGACGCCTCCTCCCCACCCGCCCACCGCCGCGCACAAGTTGGGGGCGCCCCCGGGTCGCCTCCCAGcccggccccccctccccctcacctccgCCGCGCCGCTCCATGCTCAGCCCCGGGCCGCCCCCAGCGCTCCACAGGCGCGCCGCCCGACTCCAGCCCGCGCGCGGCCACTCGGagccgcccggcccggccccgcctccGCGGCGCCCCTAGCCCGGCCGGCCCCCGTCCGGCCCGAGTGGGCGGCGCAGCGTGGGGGAGGGGTCGGAGGGGCGTCCCCGCCCCGGGCGCGGACACGCGCAGGCACCCCGCGTCACGCGAGGCCGACCAGGCGCACGCGGGGGCTGCGCCGGGGGACCCAGGATCCCCGTCCCCCCGCGCCCCCGCTCCGAGAGCCGGTCGGCTTAGGACTCGGCCGCGGCCGCGGGTCACCCTGTACCCCTACCCGGGCCCCGGGGCCAGCGGCAGCTGGTCATTGTTCGAGCACAAAGGGCCGGGCGCCAAGGCGGCCGCCCTTCCCCCTCCGCTTCTTCGGTCGAAGCCTCCCCCGCAAGACACACTCTCGGGCTTCGGAGTCCAGAGCGAGACGCCAAGGGtcggctgcccctcccccgccccaacccctGCTACCGGGACCCTGCGCCCCAGGATGAGTCGGGGGCCGAGGCTCGCGCCGGGCCTGCCCCCCCTACCCCCAGCGGTTGGCGGAGGAATATTTGGACTTGCGGAGGCGGTGCCACCTGGCGGCGCATTCG GGATGAGGGCACCACGAACATGTTCGggtgaaggaaggagaggagcccAGGTCACCCCACCCAGTGCAAGTCTCCGGTCCTGCGCTACCCGGACTCCAGGGGGCGTTCTGTTCCCACTTCTGTGGGAAGGTTTAACACTTCTCTGGAAGGAGAATGGAATACTGCTCGGCTGGAGACCTTGCAGACTCGCCCAGGACTGGGGAGGGAGGTCCTCGCCCTGA